A section of the Thauera chlorobenzoica genome encodes:
- a CDS encoding methyl-accepting chemotaxis protein encodes MNFIERLKVGHRFGLIGAMALVLTLAPTLLFVQAAADGMRSARLEASGTAPSKAALKLIQLTQQHRGLTSMALSGNTGALAQRGAKQIEVARAIDALSPLIGADLGTPAIEATWARARQSWKSLTGRIAKGDIDPAESFTAHTALIDELFKTTDLLSDAYGLSRDPQIDSSQLILAMLYALPALTEELGKARATGAALLTTGTASAADLQQLAVYVARARGELERMTLALDKASHANSTIKRSLGAHLQEASELTREALKLAGADIIQAAQLSAPAAPYFTQFTRAIDAHVKLNNEAMDVLETLLESRASSLSTQLYLLLAFLLALAAAAGVVGMLAARSITRQLGGEPGIVVDIASAVAEGDLGSAIPASRHNPHSIMAAMARMQAALHGIVHTVRHSAEAIATASGQIAQGNGDLASRTEKQAGALEKTAAAMEQLSTTVRQNADNAGQANALAQNASAVASKGGEIVFEVVATMKDISDSARRIADIIGVIDGIAFQTNILALNAAVEAARAGDQGRGFAVVASEVRSLAQRSAEAAKEIKQLITSSVARTERGSALVDRAGDTMKEVVASIHRVTDIMGEISSASVEQSIGVTHVGQAVTQMDQSTQQNAALVEEMAAAASSLNEQAQELVRSMSVFRVDQARLEDQALPEEHSSSAPVRRPAMALLNA; translated from the coding sequence ATGAATTTCATCGAAAGACTGAAAGTCGGCCATCGGTTCGGCCTGATCGGAGCGATGGCGCTCGTGCTGACGCTGGCGCCGACCCTGTTGTTCGTCCAGGCCGCGGCAGACGGCATGCGCTCGGCGCGCCTCGAAGCGAGCGGCACCGCGCCCTCGAAAGCCGCCCTGAAGCTGATCCAGCTCACCCAGCAGCACCGCGGCCTGACGTCGATGGCGCTCAGCGGCAATACCGGGGCCCTCGCCCAGCGCGGCGCCAAACAGATCGAGGTGGCTCGGGCCATCGATGCCCTGTCTCCCCTGATCGGCGCGGATCTCGGCACTCCGGCGATCGAGGCCACCTGGGCCCGGGCCCGGCAAAGCTGGAAAAGCCTGACCGGGCGGATCGCCAAGGGCGACATCGACCCGGCGGAAAGCTTCACCGCGCACACTGCCCTGATCGACGAACTGTTCAAGACCACGGACCTGCTGTCCGATGCCTACGGCCTGTCGCGCGATCCTCAAATCGATAGTTCCCAACTGATCCTGGCGATGCTCTATGCCCTGCCCGCCCTCACCGAAGAGCTGGGCAAGGCACGCGCCACCGGTGCCGCACTGCTGACAACGGGGACGGCCAGCGCCGCGGACCTCCAGCAGCTGGCGGTGTATGTGGCGCGCGCCCGCGGCGAGCTCGAGCGCATGACGCTCGCCCTCGACAAGGCGTCCCACGCAAACTCGACCATCAAGCGCAGCCTCGGCGCCCACCTCCAGGAAGCCTCCGAGCTGACCCGCGAGGCATTGAAGCTGGCGGGCGCGGACATCATCCAGGCAGCCCAGCTCTCCGCCCCCGCCGCACCGTATTTCACCCAATTCACCCGGGCGATCGACGCCCACGTCAAGCTCAACAACGAGGCCATGGACGTGCTCGAAACCCTGCTCGAAAGCCGAGCCTCGAGCCTGAGCACCCAGCTCTACCTGCTCCTCGCGTTCCTCCTGGCGCTGGCGGCCGCAGCCGGAGTCGTCGGCATGCTGGCCGCGCGCTCCATCACCCGCCAGCTCGGGGGCGAGCCCGGTATCGTCGTGGACATCGCCAGCGCCGTCGCCGAGGGCGACCTCGGCAGCGCCATTCCGGCCTCCCGCCATAATCCGCACAGCATCATGGCGGCGATGGCGAGAATGCAGGCGGCGCTGCACGGGATCGTCCATACCGTGCGCCACAGCGCCGAAGCCATCGCCACCGCATCCGGGCAGATCGCCCAGGGCAATGGCGATCTCGCCTCGCGCACCGAAAAACAGGCCGGCGCGCTGGAGAAAACCGCAGCAGCCATGGAACAGCTCAGCACCACCGTCCGGCAGAACGCGGACAACGCCGGCCAGGCCAACGCCCTCGCGCAGAATGCTTCGGCCGTGGCGAGCAAGGGAGGCGAGATCGTCTTCGAAGTGGTCGCCACGATGAAGGACATCAGCGACAGCGCGCGCCGCATCGCCGACATCATCGGCGTCATCGACGGCATCGCATTCCAGACCAACATCCTCGCCCTCAATGCCGCGGTCGAAGCCGCACGCGCCGGCGACCAGGGACGGGGCTTCGCCGTGGTGGCCAGCGAAGTGCGCAGCCTCGCCCAGCGCAGCGCCGAAGCCGCCAAGGAAATCAAGCAGCTGATCACGTCCAGCGTCGCGCGCACCGAACGGGGCAGCGCGCTGGTCGACCGCGCCGGCGACACGATGAAGGAGGTCGTCGCCAGCATCCACCGCGTCACCGACATCATGGGCGAGATCAGCTCCGCCAGCGTCGAGCAGAGCATCGGCGTGACCCATGTCGGGCAAGCCGTCACCCAGATGGATCAATCCACCCAGCAGAATGCCGCGCTGGTGGAAGAAATGGCCGCGGCAGCGTCGAGCCTCAACGAGCAGGCGCAGGAACTGGTGCGCTCGATGAGCGTTTTCCGCGTCGACCAGGCCCGGCTCGAGGACCAGGCGCTGCCCGAGGAGCATTCGAGCAGCGCCCCTGTCCGCCGGCCCGCGATGGCGCTGCTCAACGCCTGA
- a CDS encoding alpha/beta hydrolase, translating to MNSTRFGELEVLCRAPQHPAHASPLLFVHGAYVSAWCWDEHFLPWFAARGWTSYALSLSGHGGSRRRDHLDTYSIDDYVRDVAEVAARLPAPPILIGHSMGGMVVQKYLEQHDAPAAVLMSSVPPQGLMGSAFGLMLKRPALLADLNRIMAGSDVNIDSLREALFHQPVPPADLRRYYRLSQPESHRAIWDMSLFNLPHPLRMHQVPMLILGAAHDALIPPDQVHMTAVTYGRQAEIFPDLGHGLMLERGWEKVAAHIEAWLGERNL from the coding sequence ATGAACTCCACCCGCTTCGGCGAGCTCGAGGTGCTGTGCCGGGCGCCGCAGCACCCGGCCCACGCCAGCCCGCTGCTGTTCGTGCATGGCGCCTACGTTTCGGCCTGGTGCTGGGACGAACACTTCCTGCCCTGGTTCGCCGCGCGCGGCTGGACCAGCTACGCGCTGTCGCTGTCGGGCCACGGCGGCAGCCGTCGTCGCGACCACCTCGATACCTATTCGATCGACGACTACGTGCGCGACGTCGCCGAAGTCGCCGCCCGCCTGCCGGCGCCGCCGATCCTGATCGGCCATTCGATGGGCGGCATGGTGGTGCAGAAATACCTCGAACAACACGATGCCCCCGCCGCGGTGCTGATGTCTTCGGTCCCCCCCCAGGGCCTGATGGGCTCGGCCTTCGGACTGATGCTCAAGCGTCCTGCCCTGCTCGCCGACCTCAACCGCATCATGGCGGGCAGCGACGTCAACATCGACAGTCTGCGCGAAGCCCTCTTCCACCAGCCGGTGCCGCCAGCCGACCTGCGCCGCTACTACCGGCTCAGCCAGCCCGAGTCGCACCGCGCGATCTGGGACATGTCGCTGTTCAACCTGCCCCACCCGCTGCGCATGCACCAGGTGCCGATGCTGATCCTGGGCGCCGCCCACGACGCGCTGATCCCACCCGACCAGGTGCATATGACTGCCGTCACCTATGGCCGCCAGGCCGAGATCTTCCCCGACCTGGGCCACGGCCTGATGCTCGAGCGCGGCTGGGAAAAGGTCGCAGCGCATATCGAAGCCTGGCTCGGCGAACGCAACCTGTAG